Sequence from the Helianthus annuus cultivar XRQ/B chromosome 13, HanXRQr2.0-SUNRISE, whole genome shotgun sequence genome:
CGCGGATGCCATCCCCCCGAACGTTGAAGGAAGCTCAAGCCCTAAATGGACGACTGGTAGCAATCAACAGGTTCCTTGCAAGGCACGCTGAAAAATCACTGCCGTTTATAAAAACGCTGAAAGATTGCCTCGACAAAAAGAATTTTAAATGGACGGCAGAAGCGGAACGAGCTTTGCAGGAAATGAAGCGGTTCATAGAAAAACTACCCACGTTGACCGCGCCCAGACACGGCGAAGTGCTAAAAATGTATCTGGCGGCGGCCCACACAGCGGTAAGCGCGGTGCTCATGGTTGAACGAGAAGGGAAACAAACACCCATATACTACATAAGCCGGGTGTTGGCGGGGCCTGAAACGCGTTACCCTACACTGGAAAAGCTGGTATTAGCATTAGTACACGCCACCAGGCGATTAAGAAGATACTTCCAGGCACACCGCGTACAGATCTTAACTAATTACCCGCTACAGCAGATCCTGCACAAACCTGAGGTCTCGGGTCGGTTGGCTAAATGGGCTATCGAGTTGGGAGCCCTGGATATCGAATATCAGAAACGCACAGCAGTCAAGGGACAAGTTATCGCCGATTTCTTAGCCGAAATACCAGAAGGAGAGGTAGTCACGGACCCGGTTGTCCAAGACATACCAGAAACGAGCACAGCGAGGCAGACTTGGAAGTTGTACACAGATGGATCGTCTAGTGGTAAAGGGTCTGGGGCAGGTTTGATGCTGATAAGTCCGGACCAAATCAGGCTAATGTACGCCTTACGTTTTGATTTCGAGTGCTCCAATAACGAGGCGGAATACGAGGCGCTACTGGCTGGTCTACGAATGGCAAAATCCATGGGTGCAGCCAGGGTCGACGCATACGTCGACTcactgctggtcaacaatcaagtcAACGAAACATATGAAGCAAAAGACGAGGCAATGGCGAGATATCTGGTAAAAACCAAAGAGCTCATGAACTCTTTCGATAAAGTCACGCTCAACCACGTGCACAGAGGGAAAATCAGATAGCAGACGCCTTAAGCAAACTTGCCACCTCCGGCATGGAAAAGGAAGTCAAGGTTGAGACATTACAGACACCTTCAATTGAACCGCGTAGCGTCTCCGCTGTCACAATGGAAGAACCCTGTTGGTATACCCCGATCCTGCTTTTTCTCAAAACCGGCGAACTGCCTCCCGCCAAGGGCGAGGCACGAAAGATTCAAACGAAAGCACTGCAATACGAGGTCAGCGATGGTGTCCTGTATCGAAAATCTTACCTGGGTCCCCTCCTACGATGCGTCTCCCCGGTTGAAGCGAAATACCTCATCAGTGAAATACATGAGGGTATATGCGGTATACACGCGGGTCCTCGAGCAGTGGTCGCTAAAATTCATAGCGcggggtattactggcccgggatgcatgAAGACGCCGTCAGAGAACTGAGAAGATGCCTCAGCTGCCAAAAATTTGCCCCTCAAACAATTCGGCCCAAAAATAGTCTAGTACCGGTGACATCGGCTTGGCCTTTTCAGAAATGGGCTGTAGATattgtgggacctttcccgcccGCTCCCGGGAAATTAAAATACTTAATCGTGGCGGTggactacttcaccaagtgggtggaagcAAAACCCTTGGCTAAGATAACggcagaaaacgccaaaaagtttctCTGGGAACACATTGTATGCAGGTTTGGCCTACCGCTCTACCTGGTAAGTGACAATGGGACGCAGTTCACGGATAGAATTTTTCAAGAATGGTGTGCCGATCTCCACATTCAGCAGATCTTCACGTCGGTAGCACACCCACAGGGTAATGGGCAGGTAGAGCGGACGAACAGAAGTTTGTTAGAAGGTATCAAAAAACGGCTGGGACACGAGGGAAGCTCGTGGGTGGAGGAGTTGCCACACGTCCTTTGGGCGCATCGAACAATGCCCAAGACCAGCAACAACGAAACACCATTTAGCCTTACCTATGGAATGGAGGCTATGATACCTGCTGAGGTAGGGTTACCATCGTTACGCCGTCTCGAAGTAAAAGATAACAATGACCAATCGCTGAGAGAGGGCCTAGATTTATTGGAAGAGAGGCGTGAGGCGGCCGCCATTAGCGAGGCACGTTACAAAAAAGCACTGGAAAAGTATTACAATAAGCGGGTGTCTAAATTAAGTTTCAAGGTGGGCGATTACGTCATGCGCGACAACGAAGCAAGTCGAGCGGAACCAACGGGAAAACTAGGCCCCAACTGGGAAGGTCCCTATGTCATCCAGGAAGACTTGGGCAAAGGAGCCTATCGCCTGTCCCGACTAGATGGCACGCCGGTCCCGCGCAGTTGGAACATCGCACAGCTGAAGAAATGCTATTTGTAATGCCTTGCTCCTAACAGCAAGAGTCAATTACCTTTTCCAGTTCGCATTTGTAACCCATCATGGGATTTTTActctttgtttattttttaatgcAAGTTTAATAAAGATGCAAGTTCATCTATTACAAAAATTACCATCGCACAATGAATGCATTATCCggtagaaacaaaaacaacaccCTTAAACACGAAATATTTTTCATTATAAGTCATAGGGTAACTACAACAAGCGCTTACggcgggtatcttggtaatagatacatAAACCGCCTCAAAAAGCAGATAGGCATCATTACATATACATAGCCTATctcaaaaaatcaaaaaccaagtacttgtccctgtttttaataaaaaccaaacaTAAGGGAACCAAAATACAGAACATgttcataaaacacctattgatgAAAGATGGGTGCCGTCACCACTGCAGGGGTAGGCACCCCCACATCATCATCgtcttccaccaccaccacagggtTGACGGCCAAGGGAGCAGTTGAGCCACCAACCATTCGGAACATCAAGCCAGAGGCATCCGTCGGCTGCCCCTTCGTCCGACCACCGGACTGACGTTGGTAGGTCAGACGATATCGCCGTTCAGGGTCCACCTGGATCAAGTCAGTCAACACATCAGCCGATAGCTGCATTCTGGGATCCTCTGGTTGAGGGTCCGGGATAACAAGGCTTTGACATGCTCGGTTGGCACGAACCGGAGCAGCATTTGGGATTGGTCGTCTGCTCCTAAGCATTGATCTTGTTACCGGATGCTGTAACATCAAAAGGCCATCAGCAGCGTCAAGCACCCGAAAGATCTCGGAAAGCCTTTGCCGGTATCGTTTTCTTTCCATTGcacaaacataaacaaaaatgGAAACGAAGGGTGAATTTATAGCAGTAGTTAACAAGTTTTGACAGTGATGACATCAGGTATATTAATTAAAAGTAATCATCACACATCACAGAGTCATATTTTCAACGACGGCGGTGTCAGAAATCATGACATTTGCATTAATTTGGCTGTCAAATCAAAACGGATAATGGGCACTAAACCCAATTTAAACAGTATCAGCAAGAGTACACAACGAGCAAAACAAATGAATAACGGAATGGTCAGTCTTCTTCGGACTCGTTCGCAGGGTCCAGCATCAGACGTAGCGAGTCTATTCCATCTTCATTAACTTTATCCATCAGATCGCCATAGCAAGGTAGAGGTTCGGTGTACGCAGCTTCAAGAGCCTTCGCCATATCAGCCTGTAACTTATTTTTGAGGGTTTGGAAGTCCGGCGGGATTCTTTCCGCTTGCTGGCAGTCCATGTAGCCCTTAAGTACACCATCATGATGACCAGCTTGGTAGGCAGCGGCGGAAAGACGGTCAATCAGGCTAGTAAAGTGGGACGACTCACGCAGAAATTCGAACGCCCCCACTAGCCCATTAGTTATCAACCAATTCCTGTCTCCCCGCATAGCCGCTAGCTGGTTGGTCAAATCATCGATCTCTGCATGGGATTGTGCCAGCGCGTCCTCCACCTCCCTTAACTTTGAAGACGACGATGCAGCAAGCTTATTGTTTTGGGTGACAAGGGAATCACAATGATCTTGCATCTCCTTGAATTTTGCCTCACGCTCCTCCAACTCTCCCTGCATCAGTCGGATCTTGGTATGACAGGTCTCTACTTCGGTTGTCAAATCCTGGTACCGCTCCTGAACCTGGGACACAAAATCAGTGTCAACACGAAATTTTTCCAATTGGGCCGATAACTCGTGTCTCACCTTCTGAGCCTCTGCCACAGCCTTGCGTTCCAACTCCTCTTGTACATTTTTCGCTTGAGCCAAAACCCTATCTTTTTCCGCCATATCGCGGGCCCATAAGATCCTTTCCTCAGCGAGATGTTCAGTTACCCTCCGCAAATCCTCCTCGGCCTTATTCTTCTCTGACAGAAATCGGGCCTCTTTCAACCCAGCGGTCTGCAGTTGACTTTCGAGGCGATGCTTGTCATCCCTCAGTTCTTGGATAATGACCCGGGCCTCATGAAGTTGGGTGTTATCACGCACCCACCGGCGCCGTATCTCTACCAACCGGCGAGGTAGGGTCACAGAATCTGATATAGACGAATTCATCAAATCCTCATTGTTTAACCCCTCAACATACGCCGCTTCAGCGGGGGGGTACGCCCCCTCAACCCAATGTTGGACAACTGGAGGAAAGATAAGTCGGGAAGATTCAGCAATCTTCCATTGAGGCTGGTAACGTTTATCCTGGGCATGAGGATCCCAACAAACGGTAGGTATAAACAAATCATCAATCAAGCGGGCACCATCGTCAGCAATGCCGCTGCTCGACGCACGATTATCGCCTCCACCCACGCTAGTTGCCTCATGCGCGGTCGACGCGGCAGCAGCATTGGTGTCAAAACCAGCAAACATGTCCTTGGGCGATTCAGGAAGGGTTGTGTCAAAACCACCTGATCGAAGCAAGGGCAGCGGCTCGGAAGTTACGGCTATGGATACCGTAGAACTAGGAATGGGCATGATGCAGCTCACAGCGGGAGCGAATGACGCTGAAACTTGTGGACTCGTAGGCATGCTGGTACTACCAGTACAAGACGCCGCCATAGTCGAAACAACAGTGGATGGCACACCCCCGGATGATATTCCCGCAAAGGTACCTGCACCACAAGACCAGACGGACGCTATCAGCAGGGACACTAGTATGCCATATggttatttaaaataaaataccTGGTGAAATTGCACATGCGGCTTGCACCGCCTGAAACGCGCTCAGCGTAGGTGCCACAAAGATTTTCCTCTTTTTCGAAGCACGGCCAGGACTGGTCAGGTCGGAAGCTAAGGAAACTTCACGACTCGCGTTGGGCGTCTCTTCCATCACGGGCACGCTGACAGTGGTTGCTGCAGGTTTTCTCCCAGACAGCTTTAGCCGAATAGGTTTCTTCTCTGATGATGCTGAAGTAGCGGCCGCCATACCCGACAAGGGAGCGATATACTCCAAGGGATCCGTTGGCATCGCCGGTAGAAGAAATTGTTCCAGATGCACTTTCAACACATCTGGCTCCCCTTCATCAAGTCTCCGGTCGTTGGGTTTCAACGCCAGGTGACGTGGTGGATCAACAAAGTCAAACATCCCCCACTCCCCTGCGCAAAATACGTGATTTAATTAATACCGGATTTAAAAATATGTTAACCAGGTGTGGTAATGTAAACATACCTCCATCTTCCCGTTGGAATGAGGGATAACGCCTTATATCCGGCCATAACAGGCTCATACCGGCCATCACTAGCGCCCCTTCTGGAATAATAGTGCACTCAAAGGGGCGGCCACACAGTTTTACATACAGCGCATTTGACGCGTACGAATCTGCAGGGGGAGCATCATCCTTCACTTTATCCTTCGGTCCTTTATCTTGCCAATGCATTTCCCCGGGAATAGCACTGGCATCCAGGTAGAAGAATTTTTTCTTCCAATCCTTGTCTCTAGCACTTGTAGGGATCTCCCTCAGACATGATACTTCGGTATCCCGCCGATCAAAGGTAAAGAAAGGGGATTTCCACACAAGTACGAAGAAAGCCCTAAAGACGATCAGTTCTGGGATGTGACCAAGAGCTACGCAGGCATACTCGAATTGTC
This genomic interval carries:
- the LOC110899469 gene encoding uncharacterized protein LOC110899469, translated to MASKTTESSSAASMDVLLCKWGVMSFNNLVHDYGIRAEWNPVLPSKTDTAFPLKAGKITLFSDFFKFCNFRLPITKFLKLVLDFYRIHISQIHPLGLVKLRQFEYACVALGHIPELIVFRAFFVLVWKSPFFTFDRRDTEVSCLREIPTSARDKDWKKKFFYLDASAIPGEMHWQDKGPKDKVKDDAPPADSYASNALYVKLCGRPFECTIIPEGALVMAGMSLLWPDIRRYPSFQREDGGEWGMFDFVDPPRHLALKPNDRRLDEGEPDVLKVHLEQFLLPAMPTDPLEYIAPLSGMAAATSASSEKKPIRLKLSGRKPAATTVSVPVMEETPNASREVSLASDLTSPGRASKKRKIFVAPTLSAFQAVQAACAISPGTFAGISSGGVPSTVVSTMAASCTGSTSMPTSPQVSASFAPAVSCIMPIPSSTVSIAVTSEPLPLLRSGGFDTTLPESPKDMFAGFDTNAAAASTAHEATSVGGGDNRASSSGIADDGARLIDDLFIPTVCWDPHAQDKRYQPQWKIAESSRLIFPPVVQHWVEGAYPPAEAAYVEGLNNEDLMNSSISDSVTLPRRLVEIRRRWVRDNTQLHEARVIIQELRDDKHRLESQLQTAGLKEARFLSEKNKAEEDLRRVTEHLAEERILWARDMAEKDRVLAQAKNVQEELERKAVAEAQKVQERYQDLTTEVETCHTKIRLMQGELEEREAKFKEMQDHCDSLVTQNNKLAASSSSKLREVEDALAQSHAEIDDLTNQLAAMRGDRNWLITNGLVGAFEFLRESSHFTSLIDRLSAAAYQAGHHDGVLKGYMDCQQAERIPPDFQTLKNKLQADMAKALEAAYTEPLPCYGDLMDKVNEDGIDSLRLMLDPANESEED